The Brassica napus cultivar Da-Ae chromosome C7, Da-Ae, whole genome shotgun sequence genomic interval ACACACTGACTTATCTACTCATTCCGACTTCTTTTTGGATAAATTATTGAGTTCTTACATcttaaaagaaagaaacttaAAACCGATAATACCTCCGGATTAATTTGTTTGCCTCTACCGTTCCTTTTACTCAGTGCTCCTTGACCAAACCAATCCCCTGGTTTATGAATTAATGATCTGTATCCGCCATCTTTCTGACAGTTTGGTCCTTAGTTTAGCTTGTTTCTCAAGTTGTATGCTCGTACTTGTGATCTCATCTTCAATATTGATTACACATTGTAAAGACTAAAGAGTAAGTAAAATTCAGTATTTTGGACATGATTTAAGAAGGGGCTATACAGAATGTATAAACCAATCAAAGTCTTTCACCCCAACTTGATGACgcaaaatttacaatttaaacGGCTCGGATTGGATCTCTCCATCCACTCTAGCTTCATCAATCGACACGTGTAATAAAACAtatcctttttttctttttccataaTAAAACATATCCTTTATTGTAATACTTAACTGCTACGAAAAAAAcctaatgaatatatatagcGATCGAAGAAGAACGAGTAGACTAAGAagtagaggaggaagaagatgaatcaGGCTCCGGAGAACGAGGTTTGTTCGATATGCCATGGCAATTTCAGTGCTCCTTGCCAAGCCAATTGCTCCCACTGGTTCTGCGGTACGATCTCTTATCCTTGTACTTTATCGAACCTTAGGTCCGTAGCATCTCGATTAAGTTATCTCTCCTGAATCATCCTCAGCCAATTTTAGTGGAAATCGAGTTCTTCGAATTGTTCATGTTTAGAATTGTGAACTCTAGTTTCGAGTAATCTTCAGGTTTTAGCTAACATCCATATGTTGTTGACACGTAGTTCAGTCTAATTATGTGATTGTTAGTTGTATAGTTTCTCAGTGAAGAAGCCTTATGGGATTATCAATTGATATGATCATCTTccaaactatttatttattgtagGAAACTGCATTATGCTTGTTTGGAGGCATGGATCTACATTACGCCCATGCAAATGTCCCTTGTGCCGTCGTCCTATTACTTTGCTTGTTCCTTCTGAGGATACATCGAGAGGTAGAGATGACCCTACAGTTTCAGAGGTTCTTAGCGATGTTCAAACTTACAACCGAGTCTTTGGTGGACAATCAACTGGTCTGTCTCAGGTATGCGTTTCGTCTTTCTCCATAATCACTACGATGTTAGGCTGATTATAACTGAACAGAGCCCAGTTTTGGGGATAATTAGTGTACCTTGTAAGTGTATTTGCTTTGGAATTTTAACGAATATATATTACCTATTGCCTTAGCTTTTGAGTTTATGGTGCAAAGAAGTTTTGATTGTGCCTTTTTTCTGTTTTGTCACATGAAACTTCAATTATTGTTTGTGCAGAGGATTCAAGACCTTCCCTTCTTACTCCGAATGCTATTAAGAGAAATCATGGATCCACAAAGAACGCTTCCACTTGTCATCAAAGCTCGTGTTTATATTGCGGTTAGTTAAAGCACACACATTTTACTACACTTCTAAGGACACCCTAGAGAAATTTATATCTGCTATGAACCTGTTCACAACTTAGTACTTGATAACATCtgaacaaaataaatgatgtgACTAAAACTTGCGTTTGATCTGATGCAGTTGATACTCAGTGTGATTTACATAATCAGCCCAATAGATATCATTCCTGAAGGTGATTCCTCAATATCATCCCTTCACTATAATAATACATTCTTCTCTTCTGTCGACTTACCAATACTTTGTATCCATTTCTTGCAGCACTCTTTGGGATTATTGGCTTGCTGGATGATGTAATCATAGCCCTGATTTTTCTTCTCCATGTTGCTGCTCTCTATCGATCCGTTCTCTATTCCCGTCATGGTGGTTCTGCTTCATGAATCTCTCTCAAGTTCTCACATCAAGTGACATGGCTTAACTtgtttggctttttttttttttttggtcaaaagttTGGCCCTTTTTTGTTATGTTCATGGTTTTGCTGTTACAAAacttagataaaaaaaaaagcatttcttttattttagcaGAGTAGAAGGTATTGAAGTTAATTCACATTCTGTAATTTATAAGGATATAgcaaactagagagagagagtttatctctcgaactctcttcttcttctctccttcAAATCTTTCAGAAGAAGAGATTTCGCCGGCCGTTTTTTGG includes:
- the LOC106368401 gene encoding E3 ubiquitin-protein ligase RNF170, yielding MNQAPENEVCSICHGNFSAPCQANCSHWFCGNCIMLVWRHGSTLRPCKCPLCRRPITLLVPSEDTSRGRDDPTVSEVLSDVQTYNRVFGGQSTGLSQRIQDLPFLLRMLLREIMDPQRTLPLVIKARVYIALILSVIYIISPIDIIPEALFGIIGLLDDVIIALIFLLHVAALYRSVLYSRHGGSAS